In Thermomicrobiales bacterium, a genomic segment contains:
- a CDS encoding ABC transporter permease has product MSEATSANETTERMALESNWSTLVPARGGNAARAWRRFKRNRVAVVALAVLIVIVVFSLSAGFISSYVTGFDYEENHLDLARSQPGENGFILGSDANGRDVLTRLAYGGRVSLVFATMAALVTLLIGSTIGMVSGFALGWTDTAFMRFADVLLSIPAISILVLVSSIYRPGYFTLALIFSLLLWPGIARIVRGETIAIRNQPYIEAARVNGATNKRLVGRHIFPNVLPIMLIWASQVIPAFIITEAALSFLGLGVQPPRPSWGNMLLEAQNYYMTNWTNVFLPGMMIFLTALSINLIGNGLRDALDPRMER; this is encoded by the coding sequence TTGAGCGAAGCGACCTCGGCCAACGAGACGACCGAGCGGATGGCGCTCGAGTCGAACTGGTCCACGCTCGTTCCTGCACGCGGTGGCAATGCAGCCCGCGCCTGGCGGCGGTTCAAACGCAACCGCGTGGCGGTCGTGGCGTTGGCGGTGCTTATCGTGATCGTCGTTTTCTCTCTGAGCGCCGGATTCATCTCCTCATACGTCACCGGATTCGACTACGAGGAGAATCACCTCGACCTCGCCCGATCGCAACCGGGCGAGAACGGATTCATCCTTGGCAGCGACGCAAATGGGCGCGACGTGCTTACCAGGCTCGCCTATGGTGGCCGAGTGTCGCTGGTCTTTGCGACGATGGCCGCGCTGGTGACGCTCCTGATCGGTTCGACAATTGGCATGGTCTCGGGGTTCGCGCTTGGGTGGACTGATACCGCGTTCATGCGGTTTGCCGACGTGCTGCTTTCGATTCCAGCGATCTCGATTCTGGTCCTCGTGTCGTCGATCTACCGACCAGGTTATTTCACGCTCGCGCTCATTTTCTCGTTGCTGCTTTGGCCAGGCATCGCCCGTATCGTCCGTGGCGAAACAATCGCCATCCGAAATCAACCGTATATCGAGGCGGCCAGGGTAAACGGTGCGACCAACAAACGCCTGGTGGGACGGCACATCTTTCCGAACGTGTTGCCGATCATGCTGATCTGGGCGTCGCAAGTCATCCCGGCATTCATCATTACCGAGGCGGCCCTGAGCTTCCTTGGACTTGGAGTTCAGCCGCCCAGGCCGTCGTGGGGCAACATGCTGCTGGAAGCGCAGAACTACTACATGACGAACTGGACCAATGTCTTCTTGCCCGGCATGATGATCTTCCTGACGGCGCTGTCGATCAACCTGATCGGGAATGGTCTTCGAGACGCGCTCGATCCGCGCATGGAGCGGTAA
- a CDS encoding ABC transporter permease, which yields MIGFIVRRLLQMIPLLLGVTFLTFAIVNFVPGSPVSSMQMNPRARPEDIERITQNLGLDRPWYERYANWLGDLLQGDMGLSLTNYTPVTDRILGVLPNTLLLTCTSLVLALSISVPLGVLAAVKHNSVFDQASNVVVTALAAIPSFWMGLLLIILFAVKFKEWGLPYLPASGMQDMRTTGGVADRIEHLILPASALAIVQVAGWTRFIRASMLETIGQDYIRTAQAKGLPRRSVMYGHAFRNALLPLVTLVGLALPEVFGGAYLIEQIFAWNGLGRLTLNATQANDYTLIMGATLFFAFLTMLGNLLADIFYSLADPRIAHKG from the coding sequence GTGATCGGGTTCATTGTCCGCCGGTTGTTGCAGATGATTCCTCTCCTGCTCGGTGTCACCTTCCTGACGTTCGCCATCGTGAACTTCGTTCCCGGCAGCCCGGTCAGCTCGATGCAAATGAACCCGCGCGCTCGCCCGGAAGATATCGAACGGATCACCCAGAACCTGGGACTCGACCGGCCATGGTACGAGCGCTATGCGAACTGGCTTGGCGATCTGCTCCAGGGAGACATGGGGCTCTCACTGACCAACTACACGCCGGTTACCGACCGCATACTGGGAGTGCTTCCAAACACGTTGCTCCTCACCTGCACCTCGCTGGTCCTGGCGCTATCGATCTCGGTGCCGCTGGGTGTGCTGGCAGCCGTCAAGCACAACTCCGTGTTCGACCAAGCTTCCAACGTGGTGGTCACCGCGCTGGCGGCGATCCCCAGCTTCTGGATGGGGCTGTTGCTCATCATTCTTTTCGCGGTGAAGTTCAAGGAATGGGGCCTCCCATACCTGCCAGCCAGCGGCATGCAGGATATGCGCACGACCGGCGGAGTTGCTGACCGCATCGAGCATCTCATCTTGCCCGCGTCTGCCCTGGCCATCGTCCAGGTCGCGGGTTGGACCCGATTCATCAGGGCATCGATGCTCGAAACCATCGGACAGGACTATATCCGCACCGCCCAGGCGAAAGGCTTGCCACGCCGGAGCGTGATGTACGGTCATGCCTTCCGAAATGCGCTGCTCCCACTGGTGACGCTGGTCGGATTGGCGCTTCCTGAAGTGTTCGGCGGCGCCTATCTGATCGAACAGATCTTTGCCTGGAACGGACTTGGCCGGCTCACGCTGAATGCCACCCAGGCGAATGACTACACGCTCATCATGGGCGCGACGCTCTTTTTCGCCTTTCTGACGATGCTTGGCAATCTGCTGGCCGACATCTTCTATTCGCTTGCCGATCCGCGCATCGCGCACAAGGGGTAG
- a CDS encoding ABC transporter permease has translation MQTEQLYSGTTDPFMGDQAEQQVSIDFEGLGRARPIESNWHRAWRRFKANRLSLVALIVTIGIFLFAILAPVVSHFTGFNYYENHLGDKLAAPGTGDYILGADGNGRDILTRLAYGGRVSLLVAGLATFSLLILGGTIGSISGYFGGWVDTFLMRSADVLLSIPTLVLLILVSSFYHPSPWQLAILISLVSWAGISRLVRGQVLTLKNQEFVEASRVIGASDKRIIVRHLMPNIIPQLIVYSALAIPGLILTEATLSYLGLGVQAPQPSWGNMLQEAKQFVRQSWTFVFFPGFMIFLTSLCTYLVGLGLRDALDPRLND, from the coding sequence ATGCAGACCGAACAACTCTATTCCGGCACCACCGATCCGTTCATGGGCGATCAGGCCGAGCAACAGGTGTCGATCGACTTCGAAGGACTTGGACGGGCTCGGCCAATCGAGAGCAATTGGCATCGGGCGTGGCGGCGATTCAAGGCAAACCGCCTCTCGTTGGTTGCGCTCATCGTTACCATCGGAATCTTCCTGTTCGCGATCCTCGCCCCGGTAGTCTCGCACTTCACGGGATTCAACTATTACGAAAACCACCTGGGCGACAAGCTTGCGGCGCCAGGTACTGGTGACTACATCCTCGGCGCCGATGGCAACGGACGAGACATCCTGACTCGATTGGCGTATGGAGGGCGAGTCAGTCTGCTCGTCGCTGGTCTCGCAACGTTCTCGCTTCTCATTCTGGGCGGGACGATCGGTTCGATTTCGGGCTATTTCGGTGGCTGGGTCGACACATTCCTCATGCGGAGTGCCGATGTCTTGCTCTCGATCCCCACACTGGTGCTGCTTATTCTCGTTTCCTCGTTCTACCATCCGTCTCCATGGCAGCTCGCGATCCTGATCTCACTGGTGAGCTGGGCGGGAATTTCGCGACTCGTCCGCGGACAAGTCCTGACACTCAAGAATCAGGAGTTCGTCGAAGCGAGCCGGGTGATCGGAGCCTCAGACAAGCGCATCATCGTGCGCCATTTGATGCCGAACATCATTCCGCAGCTCATCGTCTATTCCGCGCTTGCCATTCCCGGGCTCATCCTTACCGAAGCAACCCTGAGCTATCTCGGTCTTGGTGTGCAAGCGCCGCAGCCGTCCTGGGGCAACATGCTGCAGGAAGCGAAGCAGTTTGTTCGCCAATCGTGGACGTTCGTCTTTTTCCCCGGATTCATGATCTTCCTGACCTCACTCTGCACCTACCTGGTCGGATTGGGATTGCGTGACGCGCTCGATCCCCGCTTGAACGACTAG
- a CDS encoding ABC transporter permease — MLRYIVRRLLQMIPILFGITLITFLIINAAGSPLQNMEFNPRVKPEDIERIRHNLGLDEPVWKRYFIWVGNVLRGDLGLSLINFRPVTDRIQEVMFNTLLLSLLSTTISLAIAVPLGIYAATHRNGIVDRVTSVLSVAGYAIPTVWLGLLLIIIFSVQFDKWGFPSLPVGGVRDLRGDGGIKDRIEHLILPITALVIPQVGIWLFWVRSNMLEVLGQDYMRAARARGLREKSILYGHGLRNALIPLVTIVGLTIPDIFAGALVVENVFAYPGMGRLTITAIGDKDHTLVMGITLIFAVLVIIGNLVADLLYAVVDPRIRLD; from the coding sequence ATGCTCCGGTACATTGTTCGGCGACTGCTGCAGATGATTCCGATCCTGTTCGGGATCACGCTCATCACGTTCCTCATCATCAACGCGGCTGGCAGTCCGCTGCAGAACATGGAGTTCAACCCGCGGGTCAAGCCCGAGGACATCGAACGTATCCGGCACAACCTTGGGCTGGATGAGCCGGTTTGGAAGCGCTACTTCATTTGGGTCGGGAATGTCCTGCGCGGCGATCTGGGACTGTCGCTCATCAACTTCCGCCCGGTCACCGATCGCATCCAGGAGGTGATGTTCAATACCCTCCTGCTCTCACTCTTGTCCACGACCATCTCGTTGGCGATTGCAGTGCCGCTGGGAATCTACGCAGCCACCCACCGCAATGGGATCGTCGATCGCGTCACCAGCGTGCTCTCGGTGGCCGGCTATGCGATTCCCACGGTGTGGCTCGGGCTCCTGCTGATCATCATCTTTTCAGTGCAGTTCGATAAGTGGGGGTTCCCGTCGCTACCAGTCGGAGGTGTGCGCGACCTGAGAGGGGACGGCGGCATCAAAGACCGAATCGAGCACTTGATCCTGCCGATCACCGCGCTTGTCATTCCGCAAGTGGGTATCTGGCTCTTCTGGGTGCGCTCGAACATGCTCGAAGTGCTCGGCCAGGACTATATGCGGGCTGCCCGCGCACGCGGACTTCGCGAGAAGTCGATTCTCTACGGTCATGGGCTGCGCAACGCGCTCATTCCGCTGGTGACGATCGTTGGCTTGACGATTCCGGATATCTTCGCGGGCGCGCTGGTTGTCGAGAATGTCTTTGCCTATCCGGGCATGGGCCGACTTACGATCACCGCGATCGGCGACAAGGACCATACGCTCGTGATGGGCATTACGCTGATCTTTGCGGTGCTCGTTATCATCGGAAATCTCGTGGCCGATCTGCTGTACGCCGTGGTCGATCCACGGATCCGGCTAGACTGA